A segment of the Fusarium musae strain F31 chromosome 2, whole genome shotgun sequence genome:
atatagggtgtcaaaataaacttagcaaagagcATGCTAAGTTTAGACTAATTTAACCTgttatttttatcacttggGGTTAAGGTCCTGGGTTTTGATTCCTCCCCTACTCCGTAGGATGCTGGTTGAAGGATTCTTATTACCGGGAACGTTTCCTTCGGGGAAGAGGAAGTGGCTTGTTTGTTAGGATGTAACTGGTTTGCTTTGCCACTGGTGTCGATTgtattacctacctacttgaTATGGGCATAGATTATCACAGACTTTGGGGGAGCTTTCCCGCCCGAATCAGTATCTCATTCGAGAtagttttcttattactGCTCAATTATGTGCCTTGATCATATATCTGATTCCTTTGTAGAGGCCAAAGCTCATATATCGTACCATCTTCACTCTTCCCATGTGAAGATCACCTCCCGATCCTGAACCATCCAACCACTAATCTTAGCGTCTTTTACCCCGCGAACTAAAATAAGGGGCAATCAAAGAAATGAAACGCGCTATTGGGTACAGAGTTTACAACCCTGCAGATGGCTTCAAATCTCATCTCGCTTTGGGGATCCTCATTCACTTGGCAGCGGTAACTTGTTCACGTCAAATCACGAAAGTAAGGCGGGAATAAATATCTGAGAGCTGTGATAGTTTGAGACATGCCTTGTTGGGGCTGACAAACTGAGACATTCGGGTTAAAGGAGGTAGAGAGTTCAGCTTCTGATGCCGAGTCATGGTGAATCACATGTGATGTACTTAGCCGCGGGATATCTCAAATTGTTGTAATCCTAGTCGAGCTGAGAGTCTTTACAGAGCCTTCTTGTCAATCCACTTGACGTGTCCAAACTTCCCTTCAAGAGTCTGGAATACATCCGCAGGCGCTCTATAAGGCTTGACCTCCGCATCCGTCAAGACCTTCGTAACATTACtagccttctcagcctcaacgtTATATCCCGGCCCATGATCATTCCACGTCGCCATGAAAGTATAATTATCAACTCTTGGAGTCGACTTGCTCCACTCGATATACCCAGCAGGCAAGATCACAGCATCAAAGTACGACTGCATAAAGATCGACTTGTGCTGTGAGTTCCATGGTCGTCCGAGGGCACATTTTCCAACAAAGTTTGTGGCGATGGTGGAGTTTACGGGTATGACCTGCGAGTTGTCGATGTAGACGCCGTATTTGTTGGTGAAGGTCGTGTTGGTGCCTTTCCAAGCTGTGATGCCGCCTCCGCAGCCTCGGAGAGATAGAGTTGATTTCTCAATCCATGCTGTACCGAAACCGTACAGGAAGTCAGTCTCTCCAGCAATGATGTTGTCGTAGAAGTAGGCATTTCCAAGTTTTCCAACGTAGACCTGAAAAGTCAGCTACAAGCTATCAACTGGTGGAATTTGACGTACAGTATCTTGGTAAGAGTAGAAGCCGCAAGAGTAAAAGCCCGCATTAGCCCTACTCACACCAACCGCATGCGCAGGTCCAACGGATCTCGGCGCAAAATCATTCCTGAAATCAATGTTATACGCCCTGAAATCCGTGCATCCAAACGGCGTGTCTAGAGGCACAGGAAAACCCGTAGGTCCAGATCCAGTCAGGGTAGCGTTGAAATTAGGTCCAACGGTGAGTACACTCGTGAACACATTATCACTCAAACTTCCATTATTCGTATTCGCAAGATTGAACCATATCTGAACGTCATTTTGAGCCGTGGTGTTGACGTCAATATCAGCGTAGAGATCCTTGACCCAAGGTTTGTTTGAGGCACCGATGAGATGTAGGGGTCCTCGGCGGGTGACGTTTAATTGCTCGCTGTAGTTTCCAGGTGCAATGAGAATATGGCCTGCGGTTGTTGTGTTACCCAACGAGTCGATGGCGTCTTGGATGGAGGAAAAGTCTGCTCGTGGATCATCCTTTGCTACGAAGAGAGTGCCCTTGGGACATCCTTCTGTAGCACGCTTAGTCTGCCGTTGACATTTCTTGTACGTGTCAACAGGTCCCTTGGCGGATGCAGTCGCAGTAGAAAAGAGAGTCGCGGCAATAAAAGCcgtcttgatgatgaagcccTTCATGTCGAAATACGTGACACTGGGAGCCGAACCAAAGTACTACGGTCTTGCAGctgctatataaatatactactTCAACCTCGCATTGGCCGATAATCCTTCATTTAAACCCCCAAAGCATATAATCGGATGGAAACTCACCTGCTAAAATCCACAAATCACATTCGAGAAATCATATTATCTGCAAACTTACTCGGATATTCGATGCCGTAGTTAATATAATCCTATGAGGCCCCGGGAATGGAACCTCACTAACGTTAGTTCTGTCAAGGCACGATCGGTAATTAAAATTCCACCAACGAGAGCGTTGAATTGGAAGTTAGTAGCGGTAAAGTGACGATGTTCAGATTGGGGTCTTTGCGGGGGAGTAAAGATCAGACTAATTGGGGTTGGGGTTCTGCGGGGATGAGAAAGCCCCCACGGAGTAATTCTCGTTCTGATTTTATagagaatgatgatgagtagCATGATGGTTCATTGAGTCAAGCGAGTTTGGTAAGCAAATATCTTATCATGCGATAGGTAAGCGATGGCTGGTTAGTGTGACCTCACTCGATTCATCGCGGTCAAGGCCACATCATGCCTCACCTCTGTGACATCACGCCAACACATTGTAACACTTACTTTCATGCGCAACAGATAATAAACTTAAGCAATAAGTCTATAAAGTGGCAGTGCTCTGTATTTATGGTTAAGATTACGACTATCTCCACCCATTccctgatgttgatgaaacaAGCTTGAAGGCGATCACGAATCATTCCACCTCCTGCGGCTCAAAATCTCGGCCTCTAAACCTCCTCATACGGTCACTATAACCGCTTCATCAGATGAATCACTCATGCAACATCACATCAAACTTCTATCAAGACCGCCAAGCCGCCCACATGCCGAAAAGCCACGCATGCCCCGTTTCAAAAGCCCTATAGCAGTTTGTCACTGTTCTCAATGATTACAAACATGAAATATCACTCTAAAACATGAATCAAGGGCGCAAAACAtgaaatattacttaaaaccGTATCTTGGCTATATATCCAAGTGGTTGATGAAACACCACGTAACCGTACTCTGAAACAAGACAAGTTTGCAAAACATCTTGGCTGCTAGCGAATTTGTCATATATTGCAAAAGAGCAACTCTGTTCGAATTCTTGTCTCAGCTCGAGTTTCGGCCCAGAGATGAGGCTCGGCATGTGCCCGATCATCAGTGATTTCGAAAATGTTATAAGATCATCTTGAGTTGCAGTCGGGAATAATGGTCTGATTCACAGATCAGTTTTGCCTTTCTTACCTTCTTTGAGTTTATCGAAATTATCTTCTTTTCTACCCTCCTGGTGAGGATTTATAATTGTTAATTTCAGTTCTTGCTAGTTGACTGGACCTTCTTTACGATACGCTCATTACCAACCAACTTTTAGATTCCGTTTTTGTTGATAATTGTCAATATGTTGGCCAATACTTTCTTGTGGGCTGCAGTTGTCACTGCCATGCCACTCGTTGAAGTATCACCACGGGAACTTCATGATCTTGAAGTTCACCAGCCAGTCTCGAGTAGGTTCTTAGAGCACTCAACCAAAGAACCATGCTGATACTTGACAGTCAAAAGAAATCCGCCCCTCGAAGCACGAGCCAACAGAATCATTCCCGTTGTCGTCGGTGGTTCTCAAGATACCTTCGTTCCGAACATGATTCGAGCAGCAGCTGGAGATGTGATCCAGTTCCAGTTTAGTAATGGAAACCATACCGTCACTCAAAGCTCTGAAGACTCTCCCT
Coding sequences within it:
- a CDS encoding hypothetical protein (EggNog:ENOG41~CAZy:CE8), with the protein product MKGFIIKTAFIAATLFSTATASAKGPVDTYKKCQRQTKRATEGCPKGTLFVAKDDPRADFSSIQDAIDSLGNTTTAGHILIAPGNYSEQLNVTRRGPLHLIGASNKPWVKDLYADIDVNTTAQNDVQIWFNLANTNNGSLSDNVFTSVLTVGPNFNATLTGSGPTGFPVPLDTPFGCTDFRAYNIDFRNDFAPRSVGPAHAVGVSRANAGFYSCGFYSYQDTVYVGKLGNAYFYDNIIAGETDFLYGFGTAWIEKSTLSLRGCGGGITAWKGTNTTFTNKYGVYIDNSQVIPVNSTIATNFVGKCALGRPWNSQHKSIFMQSYFDAVILPAGYIEWSKSTPRVDNYTFMATWNDHGPGYNVEAEKASNVTKVLTDAEVKPYRAPADVFQTLEGKFGHVKWIDKKAL